A section of the Leptotrichia buccalis C-1013-b genome encodes:
- a CDS encoding GTP-binding protein codes for MNLIIFSGPPSSGKTSVILKTVEALKSQGMSVGVVKFDCLYTDDDKLYAKAGIPVKKGISGALCPDHFFVSNIEEVVQWGNSLGLSILITESAGLCNRCSPYIKDIKGVCVIDNLSGINTPKKIGPLLKAADIVIITKGDIVSQAEREVFASRVNSVNPKAVTMHVNGLTGQGAYELSTLLYEKELEIDSVQGMELRFPMPSALCSYCLGEKRIGEKYQMGNVRKMNLQQ; via the coding sequence ATGAATTTAATAATATTTTCAGGCCCACCTTCATCAGGAAAAACAAGCGTTATTCTAAAAACAGTAGAAGCCTTAAAATCACAAGGAATGTCAGTTGGAGTAGTAAAATTCGACTGCCTTTACACAGATGATGACAAATTATACGCAAAAGCAGGAATTCCAGTAAAAAAAGGAATTTCAGGAGCTTTATGTCCAGATCATTTCTTTGTATCAAATATCGAGGAAGTCGTGCAATGGGGAAACAGCCTTGGGCTTTCAATATTAATTACAGAATCGGCAGGGCTTTGTAACAGATGTTCGCCATATATCAAGGACATCAAGGGAGTCTGTGTAATCGACAATTTATCAGGAATTAATACACCTAAAAAGATTGGACCATTATTAAAAGCCGCTGATATTGTGATTATCACAAAAGGGGACATTGTTTCACAAGCTGAACGTGAAGTTTTTGCCTCACGTGTGAACTCTGTAAATCCAAAAGCTGTAACAATGCATGTTAACGGGCTTACTGGACAAGGAGCGTACGAATTAAGCACACTTCTTTATGAGAAAGAACTGGAAATAGACAGCGTTCAAGGAATGGAACTTAGATTTCCAATGCCATCGGCACTTTGCTCTTACTGCTTAGGAGAAAAGAGAATCGGTGAAAAATATCAGATGGGTAATGTCCGAAAAATGAATTTACAGCAATAA
- the cobK gene encoding precorrin-6A reductase: protein MIWIIGGTKDSRDILDEILKVSKEKIVISTATEYGGKLLKDVGENENVEVISERLNVMQIEKIISEKNIDLIIDASHPYAQNISKIVISMVSFLNERAKSEKKILKYIRFERKILDYGSENVFKFENVKELVEFLNQFENKNILSTLGSNALEEIKGIREKNNLFIRILPTTSSIENAENLGYLPKNIIAMQGPFSKNMNVAMLENFKIDYLITKESGETGGELEKLEACQECKVGILAIKRPVLDYGIVFNTISELVNYVKNLSV, encoded by the coding sequence ATGATTTGGATAATTGGCGGAACAAAGGATTCTAGAGATATTTTAGATGAAATTTTAAAAGTTAGTAAAGAAAAAATTGTTATCAGTACAGCAACTGAATATGGGGGAAAATTGCTTAAAGATGTGGGAGAAAATGAAAATGTGGAAGTGATTTCTGAAAGATTGAATGTAATGCAGATTGAAAAAATAATTTCAGAAAAAAATATTGATCTGATAATTGATGCAAGTCATCCGTATGCTCAAAATATTAGTAAAATTGTCATTTCGATGGTGAGTTTTTTGAATGAAAGAGCGAAATCTGAAAAGAAAATTTTGAAATACATAAGATTTGAAAGAAAAATACTTGATTATGGAAGTGAAAATGTTTTTAAGTTTGAGAATGTTAAGGAACTAGTTGAGTTTTTGAATCAGTTTGAAAATAAAAATATACTGAGTACTTTAGGTTCAAATGCTTTGGAAGAGATTAAGGGAATTCGGGAAAAAAACAATTTATTTATAAGAATTTTGCCAACAACTTCTTCTATAGAAAATGCAGAAAATTTAGGATATCTTCCAAAAAATATTATTGCTATGCAAGGACCGTTTTCTAAAAATATGAATGTTGCAATGTTGGAAAATTTTAAGATTGATTATTTGATTACGAAGGAAAGTGGAGAAACTGGAGGGGAATTGGAAAAGCTGGAAGCATGTCAGGAATGTAAAGTTGGAATTTTGGCGATTAAGCGACCGGTTTTAGATTATGGAATTGTTTTTAATACAATTTCTGAACTAGTTAACTATGTAAAAAATTTAAGTGTTTAA
- a CDS encoding histidine phosphatase family protein: MNKELKLYIVRHGQTEWNVLEKFQGQLNSPLTERGIEKVGKIGKELENVKFEAVYTSELGRTIGTAEIILEKNNFEKKKNIEKRLKLKKLPELNEIYFGEWQGMDFKEIFLKYPEEAHNYFYDVKNYCAKNVKGEELKDGLERFLLGLKKIVNNNEEGNILIVTHGTVLELFFNYIENKEADDLDERKLIGNGEYRIFTYKNGKYLMETLGKKL; this comes from the coding sequence ATGAATAAAGAATTGAAATTATATATTGTGAGACATGGGCAAACAGAATGGAATGTTTTGGAAAAGTTTCAAGGGCAATTAAATTCACCACTTACAGAAAGAGGAATTGAAAAAGTTGGGAAAATCGGGAAGGAACTTGAAAATGTGAAATTTGAGGCTGTATATACGAGTGAGCTTGGGAGAACTATTGGGACAGCTGAGATAATTTTGGAGAAGAATAATTTTGAGAAGAAAAAAAATATAGAGAAAAGATTGAAATTAAAAAAATTACCTGAATTAAATGAAATTTATTTTGGAGAATGGCAAGGGATGGATTTTAAGGAAATTTTTTTGAAATATCCAGAAGAGGCTCATAATTATTTTTATGATGTAAAAAATTATTGTGCGAAAAATGTGAAAGGAGAGGAATTGAAAGATGGACTCGAAAGATTTTTGTTAGGGTTGAAAAAGATTGTAAATAATAATGAAGAAGGGAATATTTTAATCGTAACTCATGGGACGGTTTTGGAATTATTTTTTAATTATATTGAAAATAAGGAAGCTGATGATTTGGATGAAAGGAAATTAATTGGAAATGGTGAATATCGGATATTTACTTATAAAAATGGAAAATATTTGATGGAAACTTTGGGAAAAAAATTATAA
- a CDS encoding ABC transporter substrate-binding protein → MFSLDDTLYEIINKYPEALDFFIANGFEQLKNKQMLEVMGKNIKLRMALMSKKINQELFVEKLETFLQKDADIDVSLDESKADENSDLIIEGVLPCPIRIPLLEGIKEWVNEQNEKNDYTISYTLKSANLGLDWVVEKVKTGNPDKVSDVLLSAGFELFFDKNLMGQYMENGIFETHLENMNKDFCNETIDLRDPKKRYAIMGVVPAIFLINKTSLGDRKAPETWADLLNEEFEDSVALPMADLDLFNALLANLYKDFGMDGIHKLARSYKKSLHPAQMVKARTRTPEAPAVSIIPYFFSQMIDGSGDLEAVWPKDGALLSPIFMITKKCKADKIKPFMDLFMSNEIGTIFSANGKFPSTNPNVDNHLEEHQNFKWIGWDYIYSHDIGKIIRECEDEFNNDVQKSLAQ, encoded by the coding sequence ATGTTTAGTTTAGACGATACACTTTATGAAATTATAAATAAATATCCTGAAGCTTTGGATTTTTTTATTGCTAATGGGTTTGAGCAATTGAAAAATAAACAGATGCTTGAGGTTATGGGGAAAAATATTAAGTTAAGAATGGCACTTATGTCAAAAAAAATTAATCAAGAACTGTTTGTTGAAAAACTGGAAACATTTTTGCAAAAAGATGCAGATATTGATGTTTCGCTAGATGAGAGCAAGGCTGATGAGAATAGTGACTTAATAATCGAGGGAGTACTGCCTTGCCCTATTAGAATACCACTTTTAGAAGGGATTAAGGAGTGGGTAAATGAGCAGAACGAAAAAAATGACTATACCATTTCGTATACCTTGAAATCAGCAAATTTAGGACTTGACTGGGTTGTAGAAAAAGTTAAGACAGGAAATCCTGATAAAGTTTCGGACGTGCTTCTTTCGGCTGGATTTGAATTATTTTTTGATAAGAATTTGATGGGACAGTACATGGAAAATGGTATTTTTGAAACACACCTTGAAAATATGAATAAAGATTTCTGCAACGAAACTATTGACTTGCGGGATCCTAAAAAGCGTTATGCAATAATGGGAGTTGTGCCAGCAATATTTTTGATAAACAAGACTTCTTTAGGAGATAGAAAAGCACCAGAAACTTGGGCAGACTTGTTAAATGAAGAATTTGAAGACTCAGTTGCATTACCAATGGCTGATTTGGACTTATTTAACGCTCTTCTTGCAAATCTTTACAAGGATTTCGGAATGGATGGAATACACAAATTGGCACGTTCATACAAAAAGAGCTTGCACCCTGCTCAAATGGTAAAAGCTAGAACTCGAACACCAGAAGCCCCTGCTGTCAGCATTATTCCATACTTCTTTTCACAAATGATTGATGGATCAGGAGATTTGGAGGCTGTATGGCCAAAAGATGGAGCTTTGCTAAGCCCGATATTTATGATTACAAAAAAATGTAAGGCAGATAAAATCAAGCCATTTATGGACTTATTTATGTCAAATGAAATTGGAACAATTTTTTCTGCAAACGGAAAATTCCCATCAACAAATCCAAATGTGGATAACCATTTAGAAGAACATCAGAATTTTAAATGGATTGGCTGGGATTACATCTATAGCCATGATATTGGAAAAATTATTCGTGAATGTGAAGATGAATTTAATAATGATGTGCAAAAAAGCCTTGCACAATAA
- a CDS encoding ATP-binding cassette domain-containing protein — translation MKNNDLINKLTISELSEKYPFAENFFTENNLPVETFQDKTFHEFIVTFAEDKIEDFALDVEKIEESLVDYIAQMKLFLGMEEENSIDMLTIVAGQDKSGNKEGFERLDIHKSEIISIVGPTGSGKSRLLADIEWTAQKDTPTQRQILINGELPDKKWRYSSNNKLVAQLSQNMNFVMDLSVKEFLELHAQSRMIEDIDETVEKIITAANNLAGEQFDLTTAITALSGGQSRALMIADTAILSSSPIVLIDEIENAGIDRKKALELLVSSDKIVLMATHDPTLALIADKRIIIKNGGISKIITTSPEEKKILKKLDEMDDIIQKMRSDLRKGKILKSDF, via the coding sequence ATGAAAAATAACGATTTAATAAATAAATTGACTATTAGTGAACTTAGTGAGAAATACCCCTTTGCAGAAAACTTTTTTACGGAAAACAACTTGCCTGTGGAAACTTTTCAGGATAAGACATTTCACGAGTTCATCGTAACTTTTGCAGAAGATAAAATTGAGGACTTTGCACTGGATGTTGAAAAAATTGAAGAAAGTCTTGTTGATTACATTGCACAGATGAAACTTTTTTTGGGAATGGAAGAGGAAAATTCGATTGATATGCTTACAATTGTCGCTGGGCAAGATAAATCTGGGAATAAAGAGGGATTTGAGCGGCTTGATATTCATAAGTCAGAAATTATTTCCATTGTAGGTCCTACAGGCTCTGGAAAATCAAGACTTCTTGCCGACATCGAATGGACTGCCCAGAAAGATACTCCAACACAGCGTCAAATCCTTATAAACGGTGAACTTCCAGACAAGAAATGGCGTTATTCCTCAAACAACAAATTAGTCGCACAACTATCACAAAACATGAATTTCGTTATGGATTTATCAGTAAAAGAATTTCTAGAACTGCACGCTCAAAGCCGAATGATTGAAGACATTGACGAAACTGTGGAAAAAATCATTACCGCTGCAAACAATCTGGCTGGAGAGCAATTTGACTTAACTACTGCAATCACAGCCCTAAGTGGTGGACAATCCCGTGCTTTAATGATTGCCGACACAGCTATTTTAAGTTCATCTCCAATTGTCCTAATTGACGAAATTGAAAATGCAGGAATTGACAGGAAAAAAGCCTTGGAATTACTTGTTTCATCAGACAAAATCGTATTAATGGCAACACACGACCCAACATTAGCACTAATAGCAGACAAACGAATTATAATAAAAAATGGTGGAATCAGTAAAATTATTACAACAAGCCCTGAAGAAAAGAAAATTTTGAAAAAACTGGATGAAATGGATGATATTATTCAAAAAATGAGAAGCGATTTGAGAAAAGGGAAAATTTTAAAAAGTGATTTTTAA